The following proteins are co-located in the Camelina sativa cultivar DH55 chromosome 12, Cs, whole genome shotgun sequence genome:
- the LOC104730190 gene encoding protein ABHD17C-like, whose product MGNVTSNVAAKFAFFPPEPATYGVTKDEETGKLVFAGVSADKNVEVHQLTTKSGNKVVATFWKHPFARFTLLYSHGNAADLGQMVELFIELRAHLRVNIMSYDYSGYGASTGKPSEFNTYYDIEAVYNCLRTVYEIKQEEIILYGQSVGSGPTLHMASRLKRLRGVVLHSAILSGIRVLYPVKVTLWFDIFKNIDKIRHVNSQVLVIHGTNDEIVDLSHGKRLWELAKEKYDPLWVKGGGHCNLETYPEYIKHLKKFVNAMEKLSLTNPPAKQLTNEPSITETKHNRCLKFGKR is encoded by the exons ATGGGTAACGTGACGTCAAATGTAGCGGCCAAGTTCGCATTCTTCCCGCCGGAGCCGGCAACATACGGCGTCACAAAGGATGAAGAGACCGGGAAGCTGGTCTTTGCAGGAGTGTCGGCCGACAAGAACGTCGAAGTCCACCAGCTCACCACAAAGTCTGGCAACAAAGTTGTCGCCACGTTCTGGAAACACCCTTTTGCGAGATTCACGCTTCTATATTCCCATGGCAATGCCGCTGATCTTGGCCAAATGGTTGAGCTTTTCATCGAGCTCCGTGCTCATCTCCGCGTCAACATCATGAG TTATGATTATTCAGGCTATGGAGCTTCAACAGGAAag CCGTCTGAATTCAACACATATTATGACATAGAAGCAGTTTACAATTGCTTGAGGACTGTTTATGAGATCAAGCAAGAGGAGATAATTCTCTATGGACAATCTGTAGGAAGTGGTCCAACGCTGCACATGGCTTCTCGGTTGAAGAGGCTGAGAGgagttgttcttcacagtgCCATTCTCTCTGGAATTAGAGTCTTGTATCCTGTCAAAGTGACGCTCTGGTTTGATATATTCAAG AACATAGACAAGATCCGCCATGTCAACTCCCAAGTTCTTGTCATACAT GGCACAAATGATGAGATTGTTGATTTGTCTCACGGGAAAAGATTATGGGAACTGGCGAAGGAGAAGTATGATCCCTTATGGGTGAAGGGAGGAGGGCATTGCAACCTCGAGACTTACCCTGAGTACATCAAGCACCTCAAAAAGTTCGTAAACGCAATGGAGAAACTCTCTCTAACCAATCCACCGGCCAAACAACTAACTAATGAGCCCAGTATCACCGAGACTAAGCACAATCGGTGCCTGAAATTTGGGAAAAGGTAG